The sequence TATCCCATTGATCTGTTTCATGGGTAATAACAAGTTTTTGTCTTGTTAATTAATTAGTATGACACTAAGTACTATTATGAGCTTGGAGAAGGTGATTCTGCTCGATCGTTTTCGTTTCAAACACCTCCAAAGATTGATCCAAATGCTTATTATAAGTTTGGAATTATAGGCAAGTTCAATACttgtttgaatttttattttttatgaactaattaaaaacatttttttttttttttttttttgtctatgaTCAGGGTGAAGTTGAAACTTTCAAACAGTATCTTTATAGATACCAGACGCCTTATAAAGCTAGTGGAAGCAGTAGTCCTCTTTGGTACGCTGTGAGACGTGCATCCGCTCATATAATCTTTCTATCTAGTTATTCTCCATTTGGTAATTAACATCATTGCTTTGGTATGAATATTTCATATAATATCATTGCTAATTGTTaattgattattaccttgtattttaATCTTGATATTTTGCAGTAAAATACACACCTCAATATGAGTGGCTCCAAGCAGAATTTAAAAAAGTGGACAGAACAAAAACCCCCTGGCTCTTTGTTATTATGCACTCCCCTATGTATAACACTAATAGTGCTCACTACATGGAAGGTGAAAGCATGCGAGTTGTATTCGAGAAATGGTTTGTTGAGAACAAAGTCGACGTAGTTTTTGCAGGACATGTCCATGCTTACGAACGATCGGTTAGTTTATCCATGTTAATAAAAACTTGTCACTATAATGCATACTCACTCCGTCCCCAAAAAAACTGTCTCGGTTTGACTTTTTAGGCCTTTTTTCATCAACATTGACTTTTTCTTTTTAACGGCAAATTttcgcatcgaatactctcatttgcgacCCACACACGCTAGGTAGGAAACTCCAAGGATCGatccgggttgcttggcaactaatcgcgggttCCAGGTTGCTTGTGACTAATCGCAGAAAAATCGTGGAGAAAACCTCCCCCTtataggaattgaacccgggttgcttAGCAACTAATCGCGGGTCCCCCTACTAAGGCTTGGAAACCACTCAGGCAATATCTCGGTGGTAACATTGACTTAGATCTTTGTTTGTATGATATAATATTTGTTGTCAATTATATGAATGGATGGAGTTTTAAATGTATTTTTCATTAGTATAACTTTTATGAATTATTTAGTAATACAAACAAAATTTTAATAAGTAAAGGTTGAAAGACAAAAGACTTTAAAAAGTCAAATATGACAATTTTTTTTAGGACAGGGGATACAAGTctttatatatacttgatatatacggagtacaaattAATAATTGATGTATGTATATCTGAATTTTCAGTATCGCATCTCGAACATTCAATACAACATAAGCAATGGTCTGAGTTACCCTATTGCAGACGAATCAGCTCCAGTTTACATAAACATTGGAGATGGGGGAAACCTAGAAGGTCTTGCATCAAGGTATCTTTTTTAATGATTTTTCTACTTCAATACTCCAACTGGTAGtgctttttataattaatattaggtTACTTAAACTTTTCTAATAATAAACATGCAGTTATAATGATCCTCAACCTGATTACTCTGCATTCCGGGAAGCTAGTTATGGACATGCTACACTAGAGATCATGAATAAAACGCACGCTATTTACACCTGGAATCGCAATGATGAAGGGATGAGTTTTGTAGCCGATTCCCTAGTATTGGAAAATTTGTATTGGTtagtagataacataaatataacataacatacagttattaaataagtaaataacaaacctagCTTATTAATATAATATACGTCTCACTATACTCTTTATGTGTCAATGGCAGGAAAGGGATGAATTGAACCCGACTTGGATTTGAGACAAATAAGGATCCGAGTGTATCCAGATGTTTTTAATTGTGTGTACCATTTCTACGCTGCTAATATTCACTACTCATTTAAATGTTTACTTCCCATTTTGGAGGCCTGCTATTGCTATGGCAGTAGTCAGAATATCAATACTCCTAAATATCCTGTCCATATTTGGTTTTTGTTTCAGCTTAATTTAATGATCTGGTTCTCATTGCACAACCAATTAGCTCTAATTGATCTTTTTTTACTTACTAAACCGCACGAAATTTATACTACTACTGCTACTAGTTTGAAGCTTTCACCCCGTTTGGCTCAACACATAGACTTACTATGTTAgtttttatcatttatcattatcagTAGTTTCTTCTATAACTTCGTTATCTTCATCCAAGTAACGTACAAATTATCATCAAACGATACTATGTTAGCAATCATTATCTATGTTCATATGCACTCACTTTAGCACAATAGCAAGAATACCGTTTGCAATTGCTGATGCAAAACCCCGAAGATCTATGGAGGACATTGTACTGGTTATCCTGTTAAATCATCATATCATCATATTAGATAATAAGATGTTTGTTATAAGGGTACAATACAGCAATCTTCTAAAAAAATGCTAACATGTAGTAAGTTCCATCAATATGCAAGTTTCAAATATGCATACAAATGATATCCTTCTTTAAAGAATCAATGTTATTATTTTCGTTTTTTCACTTAAAGGCGATATTTGAGCTTCTGACTAAAAACAGGATTCATTGACTAAAAAGGTCAATGGGTCCATTTTCTAATTAACCTTTTGTAAAACTGACTGATCCTATGCTATGTGTCCAATTAATCCAAGAAAACTCAGTATATACTTGAAAGTTTGTTggcaaaaacgctatattttacttAGTTTATTGTATTTTACCCGAAAATAGACAATGACCAATTTGACCCAACATGCACCTCTAGTCTGTCTCAATAGTTTTCTCAAAAGCACTCTATAAAGCAGTCAAAGGCCACATAACAAAGTGTACTATATGATTACAAAAACTATAACATTACAACCATCTAAATTTTTAAGTATCTGATGTTGAAGGCTATATGCATTGACAATTCATTTTACTGAGTTTCTACTCGTTAGACCCATTTCCCTATTAACTAACATAGTAAATTTTACCCGTTGAGCCGCTAATAAAGCCAAATGTCCAAACACTTCGAGATTTTAATAACATGCCAAGTTAATAAAATCCATGCTGATTTAATAAATATCCTTGATCagcagttaaattatataaaaaaaaaagatataagATATACTAACATGTTTTAACCATCTGTCTGCAAAGGTTAAAACTTTCCAAAATGTTTAATTGATTTGTAATGTTAAAGCTTAACATGTCATTAGCCAACTTGCTAGTTCGTTTTATATCATACCTTTGTTCATTCATTCAACCCAAATTTTTAGCATCAAATACGTTATATGCAACTCACTCTAATATCAGCCGACCAAGGGGCTCCCTTCATCATGTTCAGTCAACCCAAATTTTTAGCATCAAACGCATTATATGTTTAGAAAACTAATTTCTCAACTACTTATGAGTTGTTAAGCTCATACTTTTAATCGAAGTATGCAACCCTTAGTGACCCATGACAATGATAAGAAGTGATCAAAACAGACATCTTCATTATATAATTTACAGTTCGTTTTTTTAAGTCATTATATCTAATAggagcaggatcaatggggaagtaaccaatcgaggggaagcggggggaagcaaatttttttttatttttttttttttgtttttttggaatttttttttcaggcatcaagatcacacgaaaatatgaacatttaaaaaagacacttcgtaattaatgttattatttaggcgggaaaacgatcgacaaaaataacattcaagataatattgatcctgaataatgttaacgttttttttcttcatgttttgtgaagtaaaatttagcccgatttagggtttagggttttgggtttagtccctaaactcaaaaccccaaaccctaaaccctaaaccgttcgtgttaaaaactgaatctaaatcctaaatctaaaccctaaatctaaaccctaatatctaaaccgtataaaccctaatatctaaaccctaatatctaaaacctcaacatacgctcgaaaaaaacgataattgttatatattacttcttcgagcgttttcccgccaaaataaaaacatttatcacaaagtgtctttattaaatgttcatattttcatccaatctataatgttcgtgaacaaagttttttcaaaaaacgaaaaaaaaaaaaaaaaatttgcttccccccgcttcccccgattggttacttcccccttgatcctaccacatatctaatatacataagttatataatTGACATGAAATGTGTAGCTTAATCAGATTTTAGAATCATAAGAATAATCAGTTGGATTCTTACAATATTTCACCAGACGTGGTTTATTAGTATATTCTTTTTCTTTGTTTGAAGTCAATACCTTTAAAACATCTTTCAAATTCAGCGTATCTAGGTATTCATAGTCGGAATTCAGCAGCCATTCTTAGTCAGTCTTGTTATCCCTGTTGGTCCTATATCATACGAGGTACACAAAAATATACTGTATAAGTTTGACCTATATATGAAAATATGTAAGGATTTTTAGCATTTAAATGCTTATGAAAAGTGACATCCTAAATTTGTTTTATGTCATACCTTTGTTCATTCAACCCAAACTTTTTGTATCGAACGCATTATATGTAACTCACTGTGCTATCGGTAGACCACAGGCAGAACATCCAACATGTTGAGTCAACCGAAATTTTTAGCATAAAACGCATTATATGTTAAAAAAGACTAACTATTCAACTACTTATGAGTTATGAGTTGTTAAGCTGGCTTTGGAACCACATTTTCAGTATAAGTTCTTTTGTGATCCAACTGATGTGGCCCATTGCCCAAGCTACCCGATCCACCCATATTACCACCTCTAGATTATAGGTTTTTTGAAGTAGACATTAGATAATCGGAGATGTATTTAGTGAATGGTCCGTTGTGTGTCCTTTGTCTTAAAGAACTCTACTTCATCTTCTGTAAAAGTTCACTTTTATCAGCCTTTTCTAAATCAGACTACAAAAGACTGACATGGATTGTCCAATGTAATAATATGATTAAATAAGACTAAAAATCAAGATACAGCACTAAAAAGGCATTAAATCACATTGATAGATTAGAAAAAGCAATAGATCTTCATCAGTATCATAGCAAGCGAATGAATTCAACTACTGGAGCAAATTAAATTAATCTTTCTCCGCGGATTTCTTTATGGATTAGTTTTTCGACGGTGGTTCGACGATGAACTGATAGAGGTTTCATAGCTCGGAGATTTGTCATCTCTTTGAAGAAGAAACGATGGTGGAAGAAAAGCATTCGTTGGGTTTGGGGAAAATTTTGAGAAATCCTAAACTATGTCAGGCAAAAGAGTGACCCCTCGTTTCCTTTTTTTCTTAATTATCAGTTTATAAAATAAACTAGCTTAAGACATGCAAAGTCGATTTCCTCAACAAAATACttatttaaagaaaataaaatttGTGTTAGATCATGTAAAAATTAACCATCAATGATGTATAATAAACAAATGAAGACCAAAATTGTAGGTAAACAAAATGTATGATGTAAAATAAGTAGAATGCAAACATTGAaagaaatataattataattatacttcaAATGTCTACAAAAATATTAATTGGTAACACGATATATTGTTGTTCAAATATTATTTGATAGTATACTTTTTTTAGAGCTAATTGTGGCTTTTACAACTTTCTCAGACATTATTCAATGTATCAGTTTATAAAATAAATTTGCTGACATGTCTATTTTATTATTCGTCATGGAAGAAAAATTTGTGGAtacgggtttttttaatttttaattaagtaAGATCAAATATAAAAAAGCCATGTAATCATGGATTAATAACATGAAGACAAATCAGAATAATCCATTTTGTTTATATATCACCATAATAATAATTTGTGTCACCCATTATATTTAAGTTTGAATTCAACTCCAACAAAGGAGGTACTTTTAAATCAACAGTTTTTaagcatttttttttttcttttctaaatcATTGTATATTATATATTAGGTTTAAGGGTCTCTGCTTTGTACGTGTTTGTAAAAAAATTTTGCAAATTTAATtcattttgttaaacaattatTGTTTTTtagataaaagttaagtttattaaTAACAAAGATTCACACATACAAAGATTGGAATCTATACCAATCTAAACATCAAAATACATCGGCAAAGATGCCCAACAACAAACTTCCTACATCAAACCATACTCTATACTTTTTCCGT comes from Rutidosis leptorrhynchoides isolate AG116_Rl617_1_P2 chromosome 4, CSIRO_AGI_Rlap_v1, whole genome shotgun sequence and encodes:
- the LOC139904194 gene encoding bifunctional purple acid phosphatase 26-like, producing the protein MHSPMYNTNSAHYMEGESMRVVFEKWFVENKVDVVFAGHVHAYERSYRISNIQYNISNGLSYPIADESAPVYINIGDGGNLEGLASSYNDPQPDYSAFREASYGHATLEIMNKTHAIYTWNRNDEGMSFVADSLVLENLYWKGMN